A genomic window from Salvia miltiorrhiza cultivar Shanhuang (shh) chromosome 5, IMPLAD_Smil_shh, whole genome shotgun sequence includes:
- the LOC130985951 gene encoding DNA-directed RNA polymerases IV and V subunit 4-like yields the protein MSEKGGKGNLSGKGGKSALKSPVQNGDSSGKQRKGKKVQFDSEDPIETNTPKSNGKADTPAATGGKGDKTANGSKKSTGKGPTPVERRLAQELPPNSACLMDCEAAEILQSIQDQMVILSQDPDIKLPVSFDTGLTYAKRGGNYAKPETVKKIFEPLKKHGVSDCEICLIANICPESVDEVFAVVPALKPKMSKLRDPLRIALDELANLKEALANLKNSA from the exons ATGTCGGAGAAAGGAGGAAAAGGAAATTTATCGGGAAAAGGGGGCAAGTCTGCTCTAAAATCACCCG TTCAGAATGGTGACAGCTCAGGGAAACAGAGAAAGGGAAAAAAAGTTCAGTTTGATTCTGAAG ATCCTATTGAAACCAATACTCCAAAATCTAATGGGAAGGCCGATACTCCAGCTGCAACAG GTGGAAAAGGAGACAAAACTGCAAATGGCTCTAAAAAGTCCACAGGGAAAGGACCAACCCCAGTGGAGCGAAGACTTGCTCAAg AGCTTCCTCCCAATTCTGCATGTTTGATGGACTGTGAAGCTGCAGAAATATTGCAAAGCATCCAAGATCAGATGGTTATATTGTCTCAAGATCCTGATATTAAACTCCCAGT TTCATTTGATACGGGACTGACATATGCCAAGAGAGGTGGGAACTATGCAAAGCCTGAGACTGTGAAGAAGATATTTGA GCCACTGAAGAAGCATGGTGTTTCTGACTGCGAG ATTTGCTTGATTGCCAATATTTGCCCTGAATCAGTGGATGAAGTTTTTGCCGTTGTCCCAGCTCTGAAG CCTAAGATGAGCAAGTTAAGGGATCCCCTAAGAATTGCTTTGGATGAACTGGCAAACCTCAAAGAGGCATTGGCTAACCTGAAAAACTCCGCATAG